A stretch of the Deltaproteobacteria bacterium genome encodes the following:
- the rplL gene encoding 50S ribosomal protein L7/L12, with the protein MTKEDVIKYIEEMTVLELAELVKELEERFGVTAAAPMAMGVAPGAGTGVAAAPAEEEKTEFDVILTSFGDKKIQVIKAVREVTNLGLKEAKDLVEGVPQAVKEKVSKEEAEKVKQKLEEVGGTAEIK; encoded by the coding sequence ATTACTAAAGAGGATGTGATCAAGTACATTGAGGAGATGACGGTGCTGGAGTTAGCGGAATTGGTCAAGGAGTTGGAGGAGCGTTTTGGAGTGACGGCAGCAGCCCCGATGGCCATGGGTGTCGCGCCCGGGGCAGGGACAGGCGTAGCTGCAGCCCCAGCCGAAGAGGAAAAGACGGAATTTGACGTTATCCTGACCTCTTTTGGCGACAAGAAGATACAGGTAATCAAAGCGGTGCGGGAGGTGACCAACCTCGGTCTGAAGGAGGCCAAAGACCTGGTCGAGGGGGTCCCCCAAGCGGTAAAGGAGAAGGTATCCAAAGAGGAGGCCGAGAAGGTCAAGCAGAAATTGGAAGAAGTTGGGGGGACGGCGGAAATCAAATAG